The Leptospira ryugenii genome includes the window GGACATTTCAGTTTTCCCTGAATGTAATTCGATACTACCCGATCGCGGGTTTTGCCTTTTTGTTTTTTTATCTCTGGAAGAAGGATAGTTTTGCTCGATTTCGTATCCAGAAAGTTTATCCTCAGATGGATAAAGTCTGGAAAGAATTTAGGCAATCGGCTGTGACACTCTTCGTTTTTAGTTTGGTTGCGGTTGGAAATATTTTAGCCGCCAAAGCAAAGTTAATTCCTAGCCAAGTTTATTTTGGAAAAGTGGATGGATTGTTTGGCTATGCTTACATCTTGCTTAGCTTTCTCCTTCTCACTGCCTGGCACGAAACATGGTTTTACTGGATGCACCGATTCGCACATCTAAAACGAGTCTATCCCTATGTCCACTTGGAACACCACATGTCCGTCAATCCTACTCCCTTGGCCGCGTATAGATTCCAAGCGACAGAGGCATTTTTGGAAGCAATTTATCTGGTTTTATTCATAAGAGTGGTTCCGATCCATTTCTATGTGATACTATTTCATACCTTTTATGCGATGATCATGAATATATGGTGGCATTTGGGCTATGAATTTTTTCCGAGAGGATTTGCAAGCCATCCTATTTTCAAATGGATCAATACGTCAACGCATCATAACCAACACCACCAAAAGTTTCAGGGAAATTATAGTTTATACTTCAACGTTTGGGATCGCATCATGGGAACAAACTTTCCAAATTACGAAGCATACTATGACCAAGTAACTGAGGAAAGAGACAAAGCAAAACAAAAAGAGATCAAGTCTATTTTGACAGAAGTTCACTGAGGACAAATTGGTTTCATCATTGTGAGGATATCCTGGTTCCACTGCTCAAAGTGTAAAATGACAAAAGGGGTTTCATCGGTAAGCCCCTTTTGTATTAAATGGCAGCGAATGTTTGCTAGATGCTGTTTGTGCCAATTGGGATGGATGAGATAGGTAAAGGCGACCTTTCGTTCCCCCGATTCTCTTAATAAAACCAAAGAAAGTTTTTCAACAATAGTTCCCGCTTTTCCCATCCTGGTATCCCGAAACTCCGACTCCAAACGAAAGCTTTTGTAGGAAAGGATGGTCTCTTCTTCCGAAAACAATAGGGATCTCTCGTAAAGTCTGTCTTCGTAAAATTCAACTCGGTAGGAAAACAAAACTAGGTAAGGAAGAAAAACAAAGAGAAAGGAAAATAGCCCTAGTAGCAAATTTGATTTGTCTTGGAAGGCTGGATTGGAGCGCGTTTCGGTATCCAACCAGCCTGCCATCGGAAACAAACAAAAGGTGGAAAGGAAAAAACCCAAACAATAGAGCCCATAGGGACTCTCTTCAACAAATATGAGTTTGTCGGGAAGTGATTTGATCTCCATTAAATAAAAGAAATGCATGGGTAAGAGATAGGTCAAAAACAAGGAAATCAAAACAAAACTTAAGATTGCCAAAGGTGTACGCACATAAGAAGGTTTAGCACTCACATTGATAGGAATACGCCAGACGAGAGCATAAAAGACGGCAGCTGCCAGACTATAGAAAACGGGGAGCATAGGAAGTGAGGCTACAGAGAAAATTCTTTCCATCGAGTCCTTTTTTCTAAAAAAATCTGAAAAAACGAGATTGGGGACATAAAATGCTTATCCGAGAAGCCTATTCCACCGACGATTTTAGAGAAAGGGAGATTGGTATGTTTGCAGAAACCCATTTTATGAAAACACAAGATCTTTTGGAACGTGGTTTGACTGCCGGGACAGTGAAACGTAAGGTTCTAACGGATAATATTGCAAATGCGGATGTTCCCCATTTCAAACGATCCGAAGTCGTATTTGAAGCGGCTTTGAAACGTGCCTTTGAATCGGAAAAAATCGAAAAAGAAAAGGCAGTACCAACTCGCATTACAAATGAACGTCACATTGAGTTTTTCAAACCTCTCGATTATAGAGAAGTAAAACCTAAAGTGAATATAGACTATCTGACAACAATGCGCCCCGATGGAAACAATGTAGACATTGAAAAAGAAATCGTAGAAGCCAACCAAAACCAGATGACCTATAATTTGATGATTGAAAGACTCAATCAGAACAACCGACTCTTAAACATTGTCATGAGAACGACATAAGGATTTAAACCATGGGCATGTTTGATTCTATTAATATTTCAGCAACTGGACTATCTGCACAAAGATTACGTATGGATGTTATTTCTAATAACATCGCCAACTCTACGACTACTCGAAATACAAATGGAGACGGTCCGTTCCGTCGGGACCGAGTCATTCTAACACCGATTAATCTTCGGACAAAGTGGAAAAGCCCAGTTTATCCTTTTGGTGTAGCGCCTGGAGAAGGTAAAGGTGTCAAGGTAATGAGAATTGAAAAGGATATGAGCCCTCTTCGATTGACCTATGACCCAACGCATCCCGATGCTATCCAAACTGGTCCCAAAAAAGGCTATGTTGAATTCCCAAATATCAATATTGTCACAGAGATGACAGATATGATCTCGGCGTCACGTTCTTATGAAGCCAATGTGCAAATGATCAATGGAACAAAGGCAATGTTCAACAAGGCTTTGGAGATCGGCCGAGCGTAGGAAATTTTTCCTTTCCTTGCAAAAATTCGCTTGGGATTCTGTTAATTCAGATAGGTCCCTAGCGAAATGAATCTCCACTCAATTTCTTTCCGAACACTCTATATTTTCATCTGCCTTCTTTCTTTCCAATGCCAGGCACTCGACCTCAATAATCCAGGCGATACACGGTCGCAAGCTGGACTACTGGCAGCCCTATGGAGAAATGCTGCAAGACCGATCTCTGTCTGCGATACGAGTACATTCGAATACGCACCAAACGTACGGGCAAACTATACGGTCGGACAGGGGAAACCTGTCTTGAATCCCATCCAAATCGTTCAGGCCCAAGACCAATCCCTATATGTTTTTGGTTACACAAATTTCAACCCAGAAAAAAACCTAACAAGCTTTAGTGGCCAAGAAGGCACAGGCAATAATTTTAACGCGGCAGTCATTAAATTTTCTCCCAAAGGTGATATCCTTTGGTCTCGCACCTTAGGCCGTGCCAGTGTAGCTGGGAACGGAGTTGGGATTTCTCTCTCTCCAAAAGGAGTCTATGTGGTCTCCACAGCTACGGAATCGATTGGCAACCCTCTCCAAAGTTTTGTCGGAAGCAACGCAAATGTGGGAGTGTTTTCTCTTTCACCAGAAGGTCAATTACTGTGGAATACATACTATGGTAATACCGGAACAGATAACCGTGTGTATACGGTTGCAACGTTTCCGAATGGAGACTTAGTCTTAGGGGGGGACTCGCTCACGGCTGGATTTATTAACTTTCCCGGGACATTGAAAAAATCATACACGACAGTTCCCGCAAACGTCTCCTTCATACTGCGAGTGAGCTCAGAGGGCCTTGGCCAATGGGTGCACTACTTTGGAGGTGCAGGAACTGTCACGAGATCCGCTGAACGAGTGACCATCTCTTCCACCAACCACATTTGGGTCCAAGGCTACGACTCAGTC containing:
- a CDS encoding sterol desaturase family protein, translating into MFGPVQCELGMDCLLKVGTFQFSLNVIRYYPIAGFAFLFFYLWKKDSFARFRIQKVYPQMDKVWKEFRQSAVTLFVFSLVAVGNILAAKAKLIPSQVYFGKVDGLFGYAYILLSFLLLTAWHETWFYWMHRFAHLKRVYPYVHLEHHMSVNPTPLAAYRFQATEAFLEAIYLVLFIRVVPIHFYVILFHTFYAMIMNIWWHLGYEFFPRGFASHPIFKWINTSTHHNQHHQKFQGNYSLYFNVWDRIMGTNFPNYEAYYDQVTEERDKAKQKEIKSILTEVH
- the flgB gene encoding flagellar basal body rod protein FlgB gives rise to the protein MFAETHFMKTQDLLERGLTAGTVKRKVLTDNIANADVPHFKRSEVVFEAALKRAFESEKIEKEKAVPTRITNERHIEFFKPLDYREVKPKVNIDYLTTMRPDGNNVDIEKEIVEANQNQMTYNLMIERLNQNNRLLNIVMRTT
- the flgC gene encoding flagellar basal body rod protein FlgC, which produces MGMFDSINISATGLSAQRLRMDVISNNIANSTTTRNTNGDGPFRRDRVILTPINLRTKWKSPVYPFGVAPGEGKGVKVMRIEKDMSPLRLTYDPTHPDAIQTGPKKGYVEFPNINIVTEMTDMISASRSYEANVQMINGTKAMFNKALEIGRA